From Parasphaerochaeta coccoides DSM 17374, a single genomic window includes:
- a CDS encoding MarR family winged helix-turn-helix transcriptional regulator, giving the protein MKEYKFEGNFYLYAKLIKRMYESALTKAAATIKLTLPEADVLCFLRENPEFDTARDVALYRDVSRPYVSKAVELLVNKGYLIVSGDKDDRRLQHLTITERGKPAAEVLHKAQYAFYDSVTAKLTQEETSMLLTLIGKCAETLNP; this is encoded by the coding sequence ATGAAAGAATACAAATTCGAAGGCAACTTTTACCTTTACGCCAAGCTAATAAAGCGGATGTATGAAAGCGCGCTGACAAAAGCCGCAGCAACCATTAAACTCACTTTGCCGGAGGCTGATGTTCTGTGTTTCTTGCGGGAGAACCCCGAATTTGACACCGCCCGCGACGTGGCCTTATATCGTGACGTGTCTCGGCCATATGTGAGCAAGGCTGTGGAATTGCTTGTGAACAAAGGCTATCTAATCGTTTCAGGTGACAAAGACGACAGACGCCTTCAACATCTGACAATCACTGAGCGAGGCAAACCGGCAGCAGAAGTGCTGCACAAAGCGCAGTATGCCTTTTATGATTCCGTGACAGCGAAACTGACTCAAGAAGAAACGTCCATGCTTCTGACGCTTATTGGAAAATGCGCGGAGACCCTTAACCCATAA
- a CDS encoding phytoene desaturase family protein — MASLPVSDIIISVETIISETFLWRSIHMSSKRFDAIVIGAGPGGSTIAALLANSGKRVLLVDKNSSAGGKMMSIYRDGHTYEMFPLNLVPNAPSLFEKLSATVGKSVRNVAAEVPADKTNILYGGRDGKVRPLDVSDFSTFKAVGIKGIGAIQAGLVMRKLSKMKEKDWKKLEHISALEYMNSLKMPEAMRVFVTASFGEGAFEMTSDKVPASHLVRIFQLLMSKDHPQPRYYEGGVGGFFTKMVEVVPEHGGEILWNTRVKSIDTEDGKAVGVTFENGESFVAPLIISNAGLRQTVFRYVGADKFPKEYAERIRGLQSNLADVGYRFFTTQKVLEHSTYVYFPYNCLETWHDFELMRDGKKKPTSNYIYIGSKSVFPTISANGKKQVIYAVMSSHPEPEQDLSPYLEYVEGKMKMLFPKLFEEGVIERREVMGLKEVSTFGVDKVFDGQGGESYGIANSIGQSDGDRPTCNLPIGGLYCVGNDVEGFGVGTHRAVESGFKVFEKITGSKIL; from the coding sequence TTGGCATCTCTTCCGGTTTCTGATATAATTATTTCCGTAGAAACAATTATATCAGAAACATTCCTCTGGAGGTCAATTCATATGTCAAGCAAGCGGTTTGATGCAATTGTCATTGGAGCGGGTCCGGGAGGTTCAACTATTGCGGCTCTGCTCGCAAACTCCGGCAAGCGTGTTTTGCTCGTTGATAAAAACAGCTCGGCAGGCGGCAAGATGATGTCCATATACCGCGATGGGCATACATACGAGATGTTTCCGCTGAACCTCGTGCCAAACGCGCCATCGCTTTTCGAGAAACTCTCCGCCACTGTCGGCAAGTCTGTCCGCAATGTTGCCGCCGAAGTACCCGCTGATAAAACGAACATTCTCTACGGAGGTCGCGACGGTAAAGTCCGGCCTCTCGATGTGAGCGATTTTTCAACTTTCAAAGCAGTGGGGATAAAAGGTATCGGTGCGATTCAAGCCGGGCTTGTTATGCGTAAACTGTCAAAAATGAAAGAGAAGGATTGGAAGAAGCTCGAACACATCTCCGCTCTTGAGTATATGAACAGCCTAAAAATGCCGGAGGCGATGCGCGTATTCGTCACGGCATCATTCGGTGAAGGCGCATTTGAGATGACAAGCGACAAGGTTCCGGCATCGCATTTAGTCAGGATATTTCAACTCCTTATGAGCAAAGACCACCCGCAACCCCGTTACTACGAGGGCGGTGTAGGAGGCTTCTTTACAAAAATGGTGGAAGTCGTCCCGGAACATGGCGGTGAAATCCTCTGGAACACTCGTGTTAAGTCAATCGACACTGAGGACGGCAAGGCAGTGGGCGTAACGTTTGAGAACGGAGAAAGCTTTGTCGCTCCGCTTATAATATCGAATGCCGGACTAAGGCAGACCGTGTTCAGGTATGTGGGAGCGGATAAATTCCCAAAAGAATACGCCGAACGAATCCGTGGCTTGCAGAGCAACCTTGCGGATGTAGGATATCGCTTCTTCACGACCCAAAAGGTTCTTGAGCATTCAACGTACGTGTATTTCCCGTATAATTGTCTTGAGACTTGGCACGACTTCGAATTGATGCGCGACGGCAAAAAGAAGCCGACGAGCAACTACATCTACATTGGTTCAAAGTCAGTATTCCCGACAATATCCGCCAATGGCAAGAAGCAGGTCATATACGCCGTTATGAGCAGCCATCCGGAACCCGAACAGGATTTATCGCCATACCTCGAATACGTCGAGGGCAAAATGAAGATGTTGTTCCCAAAGCTCTTTGAGGAAGGCGTTATTGAGCGCAGAGAAGTCATGGGACTAAAGGAAGTCAGTACATTCGGCGTAGATAAAGTCTTTGACGGACAAGGCGGTGAAAGCTATGGCATTGCGAACTCTATCGGGCAAAGCGACGGTGACCGCCCGACCTGCAACCTCCCGATTGGGGGCTTGTATTGCGTAGGCAATGACGTAGAGGGTTTCGGTGTCGGCACCCACCGCGCTGTGGAAAGCGGATTCAAGGTATTTGAGAAAATCACAGGGAGCAAAATCCTATGA